One genomic segment of Terrihabitans soli includes these proteins:
- a CDS encoding penicillin-binding protein 1A — MRLLLRFFGFLFATAAILGLVGAAGVTIFIWKLAQDLPDHATLEKYEPPIMTRLHAVDGSLIAEYANERRLFLPIQAVPAQVIQAFMAAEDKNFFNHGGIDVTGIARAVLTNLENYGRGVRAQGASTITQQVAKNFLLTNEASMDRKIKEALLAVRIEQTFSKEKILELYLNEIYLGLGNYGIAAASLNYFDKSVHELTIEEAAYLAALPKGPNNYHPFRKTQEAIGRRNWVIDRMVDNGWVSAEDGATAKAKPLGVTARASQAHVYTAQYYAEEVRRVLYEKYGGNGLYDGGLSVRTALDPKLQEMAKKALSNGFVKFDEARGWRGAVKTIEVGADWGKALADVPAMHDIAWTLAVVLSVDGNNVQIGLQPGRDGAGAILAERVTGTIPADGMKWAQRWASGAEKPTDGRKGILAAGDVVYVDPLKDKDGKEKPGEYRLHQPPEISGAICVMDPYTGRVLALVGGFSYDQSEFNRATQALRQPGSSFKPFIYAAALDNGYTPSSVVLDAPIEVAQGAGLDVWRPENYSGEFYGPQTLRFGIEKSRNVMTVRLAQDMGMPIISEYARRFGVNDDLPPFLSMALGAGETTLLKMVAGYSMFANGGKKVTPSLIDRVQDRYGRTVYKHDERECQGCRATDWRGQQPPTLVDHREQVLDPLTAYQITSMMEGVVLRGTATVLRQVGKPIAGKTGTTNDYKDAWFVGFSPDLAVGVYVGYDKPRAMGRGTTGGELAAPIVGDFLKEALADKSPVPFRVPPGIKLVRINPATGMRAAPGDQKVILEAFKPGTAPPDSYSIIGYGGDYGGQGYNVQQPGAPPGVRTGTGGLY; from the coding sequence ATGCGCCTGCTTCTGCGTTTCTTCGGTTTCCTGTTCGCCACGGCCGCGATCCTCGGCCTCGTGGGTGCGGCCGGCGTCACAATCTTCATCTGGAAACTGGCGCAGGATCTGCCCGATCACGCGACGCTCGAAAAATACGAGCCGCCGATCATGACGCGTTTGCACGCGGTCGATGGCAGCCTCATCGCCGAATATGCCAATGAGCGGCGCCTGTTCCTGCCGATCCAGGCCGTGCCCGCTCAGGTCATCCAGGCGTTCATGGCGGCCGAAGACAAGAACTTCTTCAATCATGGCGGCATCGACGTCACCGGCATCGCGCGCGCCGTCCTCACCAATCTCGAAAATTACGGACGCGGCGTCCGTGCACAGGGCGCCTCGACCATCACCCAGCAGGTGGCGAAGAACTTCCTTCTGACGAACGAAGCGTCGATGGACCGCAAGATCAAGGAAGCCTTGCTCGCGGTGCGCATCGAGCAGACGTTTTCGAAAGAGAAAATTCTCGAGCTCTATCTGAACGAGATCTATCTCGGTCTCGGCAATTACGGCATCGCCGCCGCCTCGCTCAACTATTTCGACAAGTCCGTACACGAGCTGACGATCGAGGAGGCCGCCTATCTGGCGGCTTTGCCGAAGGGCCCGAACAATTACCATCCGTTCCGCAAGACGCAGGAAGCCATCGGTCGCCGCAACTGGGTGATCGACCGCATGGTCGACAACGGTTGGGTTTCGGCCGAGGACGGCGCCACGGCGAAGGCGAAGCCGCTCGGCGTCACCGCGCGCGCCTCGCAGGCGCATGTCTACACCGCGCAATATTACGCCGAAGAAGTGCGCCGCGTTCTTTATGAGAAGTATGGCGGCAACGGCCTTTACGATGGCGGGCTTTCGGTGCGCACCGCGCTCGATCCGAAGCTGCAGGAAATGGCCAAGAAGGCGCTGTCGAACGGTTTTGTGAAGTTCGACGAGGCGCGCGGCTGGCGCGGCGCCGTCAAGACGATCGAAGTGGGTGCGGATTGGGGCAAGGCACTTGCCGATGTTCCGGCGATGCACGACATCGCCTGGACGCTCGCGGTAGTGCTGTCGGTCGACGGCAATAATGTGCAGATCGGTCTGCAGCCCGGACGCGATGGCGCAGGCGCCATTCTGGCCGAGCGCGTCACCGGCACAATCCCGGCCGACGGCATGAAATGGGCGCAGCGTTGGGCAAGCGGCGCCGAGAAACCCACAGACGGCCGCAAAGGCATCCTGGCTGCCGGCGATGTCGTTTATGTCGATCCGCTGAAGGACAAAGACGGCAAGGAAAAGCCCGGCGAATACCGGCTGCATCAGCCGCCGGAAATTTCCGGCGCGATCTGCGTCATGGATCCCTATACCGGCCGCGTGCTCGCGCTGGTCGGCGGCTTTTCCTACGACCAGTCCGAATTCAACCGCGCGACACAGGCGCTGCGTCAGCCGGGTTCGAGCTTCAAGCCATTCATCTACGCCGCCGCGCTCGACAACGGCTATACGCCGTCCTCCGTCGTGCTCGATGCGCCCATCGAAGTTGCGCAGGGTGCGGGCCTCGATGTCTGGCGTCCGGAAAACTATTCGGGCGAATTCTACGGCCCGCAGACGTTGCGCTTCGGTATCGAAAAATCGCGTAACGTCATGACGGTGCGCCTCGCCCAGGACATGGGCATGCCCATCATCTCCGAATATGCGCGCCGCTTCGGCGTCAATGATGATCTGCCGCCTTTCCTGTCGATGGCGCTCGGCGCCGGCGAAACGACGCTGCTGAAAATGGTGGCCGGCTATTCGATGTTCGCCAATGGCGGCAAGAAGGTTACGCCCTCGCTGATCGACCGCGTGCAGGACCGGTATGGACGCACGGTCTACAAGCACGATGAGCGCGAATGCCAGGGATGCCGCGCAACAGACTGGCGCGGCCAGCAGCCGCCGACGCTCGTCGATCATCGCGAGCAGGTGCTCGATCCGCTGACCGCCTATCAGATCACCTCGATGATGGAAGGCGTCGTCCTGCGCGGCACGGCGACGGTTCTGCGCCAGGTCGGAAAGCCGATCGCCGGCAAGACCGGCACGACAAACGATTACAAGGACGCCTGGTTTGTCGGCTTCTCGCCCGATCTCGCGGTCGGCGTTTATGTCGGTTACGACAAGCCGCGCGCTATGGGACGCGGCACGACGGGCGGCGAGCTTGCCGCGCCCATCGTCGGCGATTTCCTCAAAGAAGCTCTCGCCGACAAATCTCCGGTTCCGTTCCGCGTGCCGCCGGGCATCAAGCTCGTGCGCATCAATCCGGCGACGGGCATGCGCGCTGCGCCCGGCGACCAGAAGGTCATTCTCGAAGCCTTCAAGCCGGGTACCGCGCCGCCCGACAGCTATTCGATCATCGGCTATGGCGGCGATTACGGCGGGCAGGGCTACAATGTTCAGCAGCCCGGCGCTCCGCCCGGCGTCCGCACCGGCACCGGCGGCCTCTATTGA
- a CDS encoding N-acetylmuramoyl-L-alanine amidase, with protein MMRIAALAVLILAAAPAAAQKADLLVRATGTKLGGDRARTTLTVDLTGPARPHIFTLADPYRVIIDLPDVVFGTAPLAHEEKGLVSAYRYGLIAPRRSRIVIDTKEPVKAGHSFSEAVGGQPAKLVIDLAVTSRSAFLQDMQEKAPAELPPAPKVVADETDKRPVVVIDPGHGGIDTGAKGAGGEEEKNVVLGFAHTLAAKLNEAGRYRVVMTREDDSFIALADRVKIARENGARLFLSIHADSLADPFGVRGATVYTLSETASDAEAARLAEKENRADIIAGVNLTEEPDEVADILIDLARRETKVFSVRLANNLVGSARKAMRLNKNPQRSAGFLVLKAPDVPSVLLELGYMTNKEDLNLMQSQDWRDKAAAALAQAIDGFFGHPSTAGGGGGSSVN; from the coding sequence ATGATGAGGATAGCGGCCCTGGCCGTCCTGATTCTCGCCGCCGCCCCGGCAGCGGCGCAAAAGGCTGACCTATTGGTCAGGGCTACGGGCACAAAGCTCGGGGGCGATCGGGCACGCACCACTCTGACCGTCGATCTCACAGGCCCGGCGCGGCCCCATATCTTCACTCTGGCCGACCCCTACCGGGTCATCATCGATTTGCCGGATGTCGTCTTCGGCACGGCGCCGCTCGCGCATGAGGAAAAGGGCCTCGTTTCGGCCTATCGCTACGGGCTGATCGCGCCGCGCCGCTCGCGCATCGTCATCGACACCAAGGAGCCGGTAAAAGCCGGCCACAGCTTCAGCGAGGCTGTTGGGGGACAGCCGGCCAAGCTCGTGATCGATCTGGCGGTCACGAGCCGCAGCGCCTTCCTGCAGGACATGCAGGAGAAGGCGCCGGCCGAACTGCCGCCGGCGCCCAAAGTCGTTGCGGACGAAACCGACAAAAGGCCCGTCGTCGTGATCGATCCCGGTCATGGCGGCATCGATACCGGCGCCAAGGGCGCGGGCGGCGAGGAAGAAAAGAACGTCGTTCTCGGCTTTGCCCATACGCTGGCCGCAAAGCTCAATGAGGCCGGCCGTTATCGCGTGGTCATGACGCGCGAGGACGACAGCTTCATTGCGCTCGCCGACCGGGTGAAAATCGCCCGCGAAAACGGCGCGCGGCTCTTTCTCTCCATTCACGCCGACAGCCTGGCCGATCCCTTCGGCGTCCGGGGGGCGACGGTCTATACGCTCTCCGAAACCGCCTCCGACGCCGAGGCGGCTCGCCTCGCCGAAAAGGAAAATCGCGCCGACATCATTGCCGGGGTCAATCTGACCGAAGAACCGGACGAGGTTGCGGATATCCTCATCGATCTCGCGCGGCGCGAAACGAAAGTCTTCTCCGTGCGTTTGGCCAACAACCTCGTCGGTTCCGCACGCAAGGCCATGCGCTTGAACAAGAATCCCCAGCGTTCTGCCGGCTTCCTCGTGCTCAAGGCGCCGGACGTGCCCTCGGTGCTGCTCGAACTCGGCTATATGACCAATAAGGAAGACCTCAATCTCATGCAGTCCCAGGACTGGCGCGACAAAGCCGCCGCCGCCCTGGCGCAGGCGATCGACGGCTTCTTCGGCCATCCTTCCACCGCTGGGGGAGGGGGCGGCTCCTCGGTCAATTAA
- a CDS encoding Rne/Rng family ribonuclease, translating into MANKMLIDAAHPEETRVVVARSGNRIEEFDFESANRKQLRGNIYLAKVTRVEPSLQAAFVEYGGNRHGFLAFSEIHPDYYQIPVADRQALLAEEERESREDDEAEEEKREGRGRRRRRGRGSKAKDAPKGETVSEELNAEDSEGAEGTEDTEAEDAEELEAAAAEEAEEAEREAAEAEQEAQEEAAADAAASAGTSETSSETAPGDVVEVRDEAKDEIESVGAETNVEEEMPQRREPRRMRHYKIQEVIKRRQVLLVQAVKEERGTKGAALTTYLSLAGRYSVLMPNTARGGGISRKVTNAADRKKMKEIAEDLEVPEGMGVILRTAGANRTKAEVKRDFEYLLRLWETVRENTLQSTAPALVHEEGSLVKRAIRDLYNKDIDEVLVSGEGAFKEAKDFMRMLIPSHAKNVKLYRDQIPIFTRFGIDAQLDAMFSNVVTLKSGGYIVINQTEALVAVDVNSGRSTREHNIEDTALRTNLEAAEEVSRQLRLRDLAGLIVVDFIDMEENRNNRAVEKRLKDCLKHDRARIQVGRISHFGLLEMSRQRIRTGVLESSSDVCPVCAGSGRVRSVPSVALHVLRIIEENLLRNSGFNINVRTTNAVALYILNQKRGHLRDIETRFGVEITFISDEHLAVGEHCVIQRGEPSTGTPIAPQLTPVPVDEIDDAEIEDDDAEDGEENAEGGEVRAERAERGERAGRERSEGDDSEGGRRRRRRRRRGRGRGGEGREDREDRPMQTAETGDVEGGVIEADEDSASAAIMTDKPQRSGTAEGDSEAEGRRPRRRGRRGGRNRNRNGAPKDGDVEFAQSEGDIPDTADDEDDEDEAPAAEAKPAEAKPAAAKAAPAPAPVAAIGEDDAEDAPAKPRRRVESTPPPEQPKRAGWWNRLKG; encoded by the coding sequence ATGGCGAACAAGATGCTCATCGACGCCGCCCATCCGGAGGAGACCCGGGTCGTGGTGGCGCGCAGCGGCAATCGGATCGAGGAATTCGATTTCGAAAGCGCAAACCGCAAACAGCTTCGCGGCAATATCTATCTAGCGAAAGTCACGCGCGTCGAGCCGTCGCTTCAGGCGGCCTTCGTCGAATATGGCGGCAACCGCCACGGCTTCCTCGCGTTCAGCGAAATTCATCCGGACTATTATCAGATCCCGGTCGCCGACCGGCAGGCTCTGCTTGCCGAAGAAGAGCGCGAGTCGCGCGAGGACGACGAGGCTGAAGAAGAAAAGCGCGAGGGCCGCGGCCGACGCCGCCGCCGCGGACGCGGCAGCAAGGCCAAGGACGCTCCGAAGGGCGAGACGGTCAGCGAAGAGCTGAACGCCGAAGACTCCGAAGGCGCTGAAGGCACGGAGGATACCGAGGCCGAGGACGCCGAGGAGCTCGAAGCCGCCGCTGCCGAAGAAGCAGAGGAAGCCGAGCGCGAAGCGGCCGAAGCCGAACAGGAAGCTCAGGAAGAAGCCGCGGCCGACGCCGCCGCCTCGGCCGGGACATCCGAAACCAGTTCGGAAACGGCTCCCGGCGATGTCGTCGAAGTGCGCGACGAGGCGAAAGACGAGATCGAATCCGTCGGCGCCGAAACGAATGTCGAAGAAGAGATGCCGCAGCGTCGCGAACCGCGCCGCATGCGTCATTACAAGATCCAGGAAGTCATCAAGCGCCGCCAGGTCCTGCTCGTTCAGGCGGTCAAGGAAGAACGCGGCACCAAGGGCGCGGCACTGACGACCTATCTGTCGTTGGCCGGACGCTATTCGGTTCTGATGCCGAACACCGCGCGCGGTGGCGGCATTTCGCGCAAGGTCACCAATGCGGCCGACCGCAAGAAGATGAAGGAAATCGCCGAGGATCTCGAAGTGCCGGAAGGCATGGGCGTGATCCTGCGCACCGCAGGCGCCAACCGCACAAAAGCGGAAGTGAAGCGCGATTTCGAATATCTGCTGCGTCTGTGGGAGACGGTGCGCGAGAACACGCTGCAGTCCACCGCCCCTGCCCTCGTCCATGAGGAAGGCTCGCTGGTCAAGCGCGCGATCCGCGATCTCTACAACAAGGATATCGACGAAGTTCTCGTCTCCGGCGAAGGCGCCTTCAAGGAGGCCAAGGACTTCATGCGCATGCTCATCCCGAGCCATGCCAAGAACGTCAAACTCTACCGCGACCAGATCCCGATCTTCACGCGCTTCGGCATCGATGCGCAGCTCGACGCGATGTTCTCGAACGTCGTCACGCTGAAATCGGGCGGCTATATCGTCATCAACCAGACGGAAGCGCTGGTTGCCGTCGACGTGAACTCGGGCCGCTCGACGCGCGAGCACAATATCGAAGACACCGCGCTCCGGACCAATCTGGAAGCGGCGGAAGAAGTCTCCCGCCAGCTCCGCCTGCGCGACCTTGCCGGCCTCATCGTCGTCGACTTCATCGACATGGAAGAGAACCGCAACAACCGCGCCGTCGAAAAGCGGCTCAAGGATTGTTTGAAGCACGACCGCGCCCGCATCCAGGTGGGACGCATCTCGCATTTCGGCCTTCTCGAAATGTCGCGCCAGCGCATCCGCACCGGCGTTCTCGAAAGCTCCTCGGATGTCTGCCCGGTCTGCGCGGGCTCCGGCCGCGTGCGTTCGGTGCCGTCGGTTGCGCTGCACGTGCTGCGTATCATCGAAGAGAATTTGCTGCGCAATTCGGGCTTCAACATCAATGTGCGCACGACCAATGCGGTCGCGCTCTACATTCTGAACCAGAAGCGCGGTCATCTGCGCGATATCGAAACGCGCTTCGGCGTCGAGATCACCTTCATCTCCGATGAGCATCTGGCGGTCGGCGAACATTGCGTCATTCAGCGCGGCGAGCCGTCGACGGGAACGCCGATCGCACCGCAACTGACGCCGGTGCCGGTCGATGAAATCGACGATGCCGAAATCGAAGACGACGATGCCGAGGACGGCGAGGAAAACGCCGAAGGCGGCGAAGTCCGTGCGGAGCGCGCCGAGCGCGGTGAGCGTGCCGGACGCGAGCGTTCCGAAGGCGACGACAGCGAAGGCGGACGCCGCCGCCGGCGCCGCAGGCGCCGCGGCCGCGGACGCGGCGGCGAAGGCCGTGAGGATCGGGAAGACCGGCCGATGCAGACGGCCGAGACCGGCGATGTCGAAGGCGGCGTGATCGAAGCGGACGAAGACTCCGCCTCGGCCGCCATCATGACCGACAAGCCGCAGAGAAGCGGAACCGCTGAAGGCGATAGCGAAGCTGAAGGCCGCCGCCCGCGCCGGCGCGGACGCCGCGGCGGACGCAACCGCAACCGCAACGGCGCGCCGAAGGACGGCGATGTCGAATTCGCGCAGAGCGAAGGCGATATTCCGGATACGGCGGATGACGAGGATGACGAGGACGAAGCGCCTGCCGCTGAGGCCAAGCCGGCTGAAGCAAAGCCCGCTGCGGCGAAGGCGGCTCCGGCTCCCGCGCCCGTCGCCGCAATAGGCGAAGACGATGCGGAAGACGCTCCGGCCAAACCACGCCGCCGCGTCGAATCCACGCCGCCGCCCGAACAGCCGAAGCGCGCCGGCTGGTGGAACCGGCTGAAGGGCTAA
- a CDS encoding pyridoxal phosphate-dependent aminotransferase, producing the protein MDVLSAARRLEGEGRSVIHMEIGEPSFPAPKAAREAAAQALKGGLIGYTEALGRPSLRNRIARHYRDAYGLDIAPERIAVTIGSSAGFLLAFLALFNPGERVAISAPGYPPYKTMLTAFGLETVEIETGPDTRWALDAAAIEAAHAKAKLAGVLVMSPANPSGTVIAPEALAEIAETCARLGIRLISDEIYHGLTYGAAAETALRFDDNAVIVNSFSKYWCMTGWRIGWLVVPDGMERTFERLAQNLFISAPLLSQIAAEAALDAKEELEDIRAIYARNRALLLDVLPKSGMDSFLPADGAFYLYADVARFTNDSVAFAKALLEEAGVAATPGNDFDRARGHRYLRFSFAGAEAEIAEAAQRMKKWLR; encoded by the coding sequence ATGGATGTCCTGTCGGCGGCCCGCCGCCTCGAAGGCGAGGGGCGCTCGGTCATTCATATGGAGATCGGCGAGCCGAGCTTCCCGGCGCCCAAAGCGGCGCGGGAGGCGGCGGCACAGGCACTGAAGGGCGGGCTGATCGGTTATACCGAGGCACTGGGCCGTCCGTCCCTTCGAAACCGGATCGCCCGCCATTACCGCGATGCCTACGGGCTCGACATCGCGCCGGAACGGATCGCGGTGACCATCGGCTCTTCGGCAGGGTTTCTTCTGGCGTTTCTGGCGCTGTTCAATCCGGGAGAGCGCGTTGCAATCTCGGCGCCCGGCTATCCGCCCTACAAAACCATGCTCACGGCGTTCGGGCTGGAGACCGTCGAGATCGAAACGGGACCGGACACGCGCTGGGCACTCGATGCCGCGGCGATCGAGGCGGCGCATGCCAAGGCGAAGCTTGCGGGTGTTTTGGTGATGAGCCCGGCCAATCCCTCCGGCACGGTGATCGCGCCCGAGGCGCTGGCCGAGATTGCAGAGACCTGTGCGCGGCTCGGCATCCGCCTGATCTCCGACGAAATCTATCACGGGCTCACTTATGGGGCGGCGGCGGAGACAGCGCTGCGCTTCGATGACAATGCCGTGATCGTCAACAGCTTTTCGAAATACTGGTGCATGACCGGCTGGCGCATCGGCTGGCTTGTCGTGCCGGACGGTATGGAGCGCACCTTCGAGCGCCTGGCGCAGAACCTCTTCATTTCCGCGCCGCTGCTGTCGCAGATCGCCGCGGAAGCTGCGCTCGATGCGAAAGAGGAGCTGGAGGACATCCGCGCGATCTATGCGCGCAACCGCGCGCTTCTGCTCGATGTTCTGCCCAAATCCGGCATGGACAGTTTTCTGCCGGCGGACGGCGCGTTTTATCTTTATGCGGATGTTGCCCGCTTCACCAATGACAGCGTCGCGTTCGCCAAAGCTCTGCTTGAAGAGGCAGGCGTTGCGGCAACGCCGGGCAATGATTTCGACCGGGCGCGCGGTCACCGGTATTTACGCTTTTCGTTTGCCGGGGCGGAAGCCGAGATCGCGGAAGCGGCGCAGCGGATGAAAAAATGGCTCCGGTGA
- a CDS encoding M48 family metalloprotease, with product MHRRAMPLSDPKRKSARAALRRTIALFGALTIAASAVPAPALAQAKDRLAPVRDTEIEELMRDYTVPLLKAAGVNPGAVDIVLINDMSFNAFVSNGQRIFINLGAIVESKVPNQLIGVLAHETGHIAGGHLSNLRQRIDQAQTRAVIAMLAGIAAVAGGVAAGASGNAMSGAATAAATMPGSVVQRDMLAYIRAQEQAADQAGVSYLAKTGQSAQGMLDTFKGFADKSMFSARFVDPYAVTHPMPVERIALLERIAKESPYLAVKDPPALLQRHQMVQAKIYAFVKDAGFIARKYPASDTSLPARYARAVSAYRFGNIEDSQRQIDALIATDPSNPYFYELKGQALLETGHPKQAIAPLRQAASMKPRAGLIRMMLGEAMVASGDNSLLDAAMTELRQATAYEKEAAKAYRFLAVGYGRKGQNAEADLASAQSYFYAGDTKTAKSLAARAKSQLASGSPSWLRADDIVNYRSPKLK from the coding sequence GTGCATCGCCGCGCTATGCCGCTCTCCGATCCCAAGCGCAAGTCCGCCCGGGCCGCCCTCCGCCGCACGATCGCGCTTTTCGGCGCCCTGACGATTGCCGCAAGCGCCGTCCCGGCGCCGGCTTTGGCGCAGGCCAAGGATCGTCTTGCGCCGGTTCGCGACACCGAGATCGAAGAGCTGATGCGCGATTATACGGTGCCGCTGCTGAAGGCGGCGGGGGTCAATCCCGGCGCGGTCGATATCGTCCTTATCAATGACATGTCGTTCAACGCTTTCGTGTCGAACGGCCAGCGCATTTTCATCAATCTCGGCGCCATCGTCGAATCCAAGGTGCCGAACCAGCTGATCGGCGTGCTGGCCCATGAAACGGGCCATATCGCCGGCGGGCATCTGTCCAATCTGCGCCAGCGCATCGACCAGGCGCAGACGCGCGCCGTCATTGCGATGCTCGCCGGCATCGCTGCCGTCGCCGGCGGGGTCGCGGCCGGCGCCAGCGGCAACGCCATGAGCGGCGCCGCGACGGCCGCCGCAACCATGCCCGGAAGCGTCGTGCAGCGCGACATGCTGGCCTATATCCGCGCCCAGGAGCAGGCCGCCGATCAGGCCGGCGTGTCTTACCTCGCAAAAACCGGGCAGTCCGCGCAGGGCATGCTCGACACGTTCAAGGGCTTTGCCGACAAGAGCATGTTCTCGGCCCGCTTCGTCGATCCCTATGCGGTGACGCATCCGATGCCCGTCGAACGCATTGCGCTGCTCGAACGCATCGCCAAGGAAAGTCCCTACCTCGCCGTGAAGGATCCGCCGGCCCTTCTGCAACGCCATCAGATGGTGCAGGCGAAAATCTACGCCTTCGTCAAAGATGCAGGCTTCATCGCGCGTAAATACCCCGCAAGCGACACCTCGCTTCCGGCGCGTTATGCCCGCGCCGTCTCGGCCTACCGTTTCGGCAATATCGAGGACTCGCAGCGCCAGATCGATGCCCTGATCGCCACCGATCCGTCGAACCCTTATTTCTACGAGCTCAAAGGCCAGGCGCTGCTCGAAACCGGGCATCCCAAACAGGCGATTGCGCCGCTGCGGCAGGCCGCATCGATGAAGCCGCGCGCCGGCCTCATCCGCATGATGCTCGGCGAAGCGATGGTTGCCTCGGGCGATAACAGCCTGCTCGATGCGGCGATGACCGAGCTCCGGCAGGCGACCGCCTATGAGAAGGAAGCGGCCAAGGCCTATCGCTTTCTGGCCGTCGGCTATGGCCGCAAGGGCCAGAACGCCGAAGCCGATCTCGCATCCGCGCAATCCTACTTTTATGCGGGCGACACGAAGACGGCCAAATCGCTCGCCGCGCGCGCCAAGAGTCAGCTCGCCTCCGGTTCGCCGAGCTGGTTGCGTGCTGACGACATCGTCAACTACCGTAGCCCGAAACTGAAATAA
- a CDS encoding DsbA family protein: MTPLRILAIAVAALAGIGIFVLPRYLVADTAAGAGSPDRASTERIVRDYLLANPQILREVAEKLREQDEKKADEARADVFRKGASDIYDSPHQVVLGNPNGDVTLVEFFDYNCGYCKQALADTEELLKADPKLRLVLKEFPVLGQDSVDAARVAVALYSQAPDKYLEFHRRLLSAESASAEVALGIAKDVGVDTAKLSAALADPKIEQNLVAVQRLAKSLGINGTPTYVIADRVLPGVGGADTLKDLIANVRKCGEVGCS; this comes from the coding sequence TTGACCCCTCTGCGCATCCTCGCGATTGCGGTTGCCGCTTTAGCCGGCATCGGAATTTTCGTTCTGCCCCGCTACCTCGTCGCCGACACGGCAGCGGGCGCAGGCTCTCCCGACCGGGCGTCAACCGAGCGGATCGTCCGCGACTATCTCCTCGCCAATCCGCAGATCCTGCGCGAAGTCGCCGAAAAATTGCGCGAGCAGGACGAGAAGAAGGCCGATGAAGCGCGCGCCGATGTGTTCCGCAAAGGCGCGTCCGACATCTATGACTCTCCGCATCAGGTCGTGCTCGGCAATCCGAACGGCGATGTCACTTTGGTCGAATTCTTCGATTACAATTGCGGCTACTGCAAACAGGCGCTCGCCGATACCGAAGAATTGCTGAAGGCCGATCCGAAGCTGCGCCTCGTGCTCAAGGAATTCCCGGTTCTCGGGCAGGATTCCGTCGATGCGGCGCGCGTTGCCGTCGCGCTCTATTCGCAGGCGCCCGACAAATATCTCGAATTCCACCGCCGTCTCCTATCGGCGGAGTCCGCTTCCGCGGAAGTCGCTCTCGGCATCGCCAAGGATGTCGGCGTCGACACCGCCAAGCTGTCGGCCGCTTTGGCCGATCCCAAGATCGAACAGAACCTCGTTGCCGTTCAGAGGCTGGCCAAATCGCTCGGCATTAACGGCACGCCGACCTATGTCATCGCCGACAGGGTCCTGCCCGGGGTCGGAGGCGCCGATACCCTGAAAGACCTCATCGCCAATGTCCGCAAATGCGGCGAAGTGGGCTGTTCGTAA
- the aroQ gene encoding type II 3-dehydroquinate dehydratase, which produces MTSTVFVLNGPNLNLLGLREPEIYGSDTLNDIEDRVAARAKQLGLSVDFRQTNVEGQLVDWIQEARTKAKGIIINPAAYTHTSVALHDALKAADVPVIEVHLSNTYAREEFRHHSYVSPVAHGIVVGFGAYGYELALDGLARIIAKN; this is translated from the coding sequence ATGACCTCCACCGTCTTCGTCCTGAACGGCCCGAACCTGAACCTGCTCGGCCTGCGCGAGCCGGAAATCTACGGTTCGGATACGCTGAATGACATCGAGGACCGGGTGGCCGCCCGCGCCAAACAGCTTGGCCTTTCGGTGGATTTCCGGCAGACCAATGTGGAAGGTCAGCTCGTAGACTGGATTCAGGAGGCGCGGACCAAGGCCAAGGGGATTATCATCAACCCCGCCGCCTATACCCATACCTCGGTCGCCCTGCACGACGCCCTGAAGGCGGCGGATGTTCCGGTGATCGAAGTGCACCTGTCGAATACGTATGCCCGCGAGGAATTCCGCCATCATTCCTATGTGTCGCCCGTGGCGCACGGAATTGTTGTCGGCTTCGGCGCATACGGCTACGAACTCGCGCTCGACGGCCTCGCGCGCATCATCGCTAAGAACTGA
- the accB gene encoding acetyl-CoA carboxylase biotin carboxyl carrier protein codes for MAKDVKSSGGSNGVNSDLIRELAQLLKETDLSEIEIENAGLKVRVARSLTVSAPVYAPAAAAPAAAASAPAAKSADPAKAPGAVLSPMVGTAYRSPEPGAKVFVDVGQDVRQGQTLLIIEAMKTMNAIPAPKAGKVKEILIEDGQPVEFGQPLMIVE; via the coding sequence ATGGCCAAGGACGTTAAAAGCTCGGGCGGCTCGAACGGTGTGAACTCCGATCTGATCCGCGAGCTTGCCCAATTGCTCAAGGAAACCGATCTCTCCGAGATCGAGATCGAAAACGCCGGCCTCAAAGTGCGCGTCGCGCGCAGCCTCACGGTCAGCGCGCCGGTCTATGCGCCTGCGGCCGCAGCGCCCGCGGCAGCCGCCTCGGCGCCGGCCGCCAAATCGGCAGATCCCGCGAAAGCGCCGGGCGCCGTGCTCTCGCCCATGGTCGGCACCGCCTACCGCTCGCCGGAGCCGGGCGCCAAAGTGTTCGTCGATGTCGGCCAGGATGTCCGTCAGGGCCAGACGCTTCTGATCATCGAAGCGATGAAGACCATGAACGCCATTCCGGCGCCGAAAGCCGGCAAGGTGAAGGAGATCCTGATCGAAGACGGGCAGCCGGTCGAATTCGGCCAGCCCCTCATGATCGTCGAATAA